In a genomic window of Anoplopoma fimbria isolate UVic2021 breed Golden Eagle Sablefish chromosome 6, Afim_UVic_2022, whole genome shotgun sequence:
- the slc29a3 gene encoding equilibrative nucleoside transporter 3, producing the protein MDDTEPLQPSLNSSYVPTALGNHHVSEDEDSEDQSPSASLLPKHSPVPLAMRYSPDDSYCLVYLIFFLMGIGSLLPWNFFITAKHYWLYKLSNNTHQGGSEEQRSHLGDYFESYLAIASTVPSVLCLILNYLLVNRLSSNVRILSSLFVILLVFVLTTVMVKVDVSDCRTEFFIITLASVAVVSGASNLFCGSMFGISGHFPMRISQALISGQGMGGTLSAVASVVDLAVAKDVTDSALFYFLTADFIILLCIITYLLLPKLAYSRYYMEAAACTSSEVLSNGAAEGSGSRVSIPPLQPILRKMWVLGMSVFYVFCISIMVFPAVSSGIQSVNKDSGSPWATTYFVPLTSFLLYNVADFCGRQSTAWLQVPGPTSRVLPVLVLCRSVMVPLLMFCNYQPRDHLHTVLFTNDVYPVVFNCLLGLTNGYLGTLPMIYGPKVVPRELAEATGVVMSFFLTLGLAVGSAFSVLIVHYI; encoded by the exons ATGGACGACACAGAGCCTTTGCAGCCGAGTCTCAACTCCTCCTATGTTCCGACTGCTCTTGGCAACCACCATGTGTCTGAGGATGAAGATAGCGAGGACCAGAGTCCCTCTGCATCTCTCCTGCCCAAGCATTCCCCAGTGCCTCTGGCCATGCGCTACAGTCCAGATGACTCGTACTGTTTGGTGTACCTCATCTTCTTTCTGATGGGCATCGGCTCCCTGCTGCCCTGGAACTTCTTCATAACAGCCAAACACTACTGGCTCTACAAACTGAGCAACAACACTCATCAAGGTGGCAGTGAGGAGCAACGTTCACACCTCGGC GACTACTTTGAAAGCTATCTGGCCATTGCCTCCACGGTGCCATCTGTGCTGTGTCTGATACTCAACTATCTCCTAGTTAACAg GTTATCTTCAAACGTGAGGATCCTGTCGTCTCTTTTTGTGAtcctgttggtgtttgtgttgacCACGGTGATGGTGAAGGTGGATGTGTCAGACTGCAGGACGGAGTTCTTTATCATCACGCTAGCCAGTGTGGCTGTCGTCAGCGGAGCGTCCAACCTCTTCTGTGGCAGCATGTTTGGGATCAGTGGGCATTTCCCCATGAGGATTTCTCAGGCTCTTATATCGG GCCAGGGCATGGGAGGCACGTTGAGTGCAGTAGCGTCAGTAGTGGACCTGGCGGTGGCGAAGGATGTGACAGACAGCGCTCTGTTCTATTTCCTGACAGCCGACTTCATTATCCTGCTCTGCATCATCACATATCTGCTGCTGCCAAAGCTGGCATATTCAAG ATACTACATGGAGGCAGCAGCGTGCACCAGTTCAGAAGTGCTGAGCAATGGGGCAGCAGAAGGCTCAGGGAGCAGAGTCTCCATCCCACCGCTGCAGCCTATCCTCAGGAAGATGTGGGTGCTCGGCATGAGCGTCTTCTACGTCTTCTGCATCTCGATCATGGTGTTCCCTGCGGTATCTTCGGGAATCCAGTCTGTCAACAAAGACAGCGGCAGCCCCTGGGCAACCACTTATTTTGTGCCCCTCACCAGTTTCCTCCTGTACAACGTAGCGGACTTCTGTGGCAGGCAGTCCACAGCCTGGCTGCAGGTCCCTGGTCCCACCAGTCGAGTCCTGCCTGTACTGGTGCTGTGTCGCTCCGTCATGGTGCCACTTCTGATGTTCTGTAACTACCAGCCAAGGGACCACCTCCACACTGTGCTTTTCACCAATGACGTGTACCCCGTGGTCTTTAACTGCCTGCTAGGCCTCACCAACGGCTACCTCGGCACTCTGCCAATGATCTATGGCCCCAAGGTCGTACCTCGAGAGCTGGCAGAGGCCACAGGAGTGGTCATGTCCTTCTTTCTCACTCTGGGACTGGCTGTGGGATCTGCTTTCTCCGTGCTTATTGTGCACTACATCTGA
- the psap gene encoding prosaposin gives MLLLTLLFVSAAVATPLLGTEQCARGPPYWCQNVKTASLCGAVAHCQQNVWNKPQMKSVPCDLCKEVLMVVEQILKDNATETEVLGYLEKACQLLPDKSLSAECKEMVDDYYPILMGILKGELEDPSVVCAAIGMCQSEQLALAKVHAQEQLVSNEIPQMDLAQKVSPFLLNVPQLLYPQESPKQESNEVCQDCVKFLTDAQTEAKANTTFVDSLIENIENQCDLLGESLAVMCKQYVDQYGTLVIQQLMSMQPKDICVHAGFCTATKKSVPMLKLMAAMTVPAAKGVPALKLFPATKVESATDKSAKTMVSVRESPKCAICEFVMKQLESLLEDQKTEEEVVKAVEKVCNYLPSSLSAQCKDLVETYGQAIIELLVQQADPATICTVMALCNDGSRAYVPALDQDLFKTGGYCEVCEMAVRYIDGILEKNATEAEIEEAVRKVCSFLPDSFQTECDQMIQQYEPMLIQLLLQMLDPEFVCMKLRACPEAVQKLLGTDQCSWGPAFWCKNRDTASRCSAVAHCERYVWV, from the exons ATGCTGCTCCTAACTCTGCTCTTCGTGTCCGCAG CTGTAGCGACCCCTCTGCTGGGCACCGAGCAGTGTGCTCGAGGCCCCCCCTACTGGTGCCAGAATGTAAAGACTGCGTCTCTGTGCGGAGCCGTGGCTCACTGCCAGCAGAATGTCTGGAACAAGCCCCAGATG AAATCAGTGCCATGTGACTTGTGTAAAGAGGTGTTGATGGTGGTGGAGCAGATACTGAAGGACAATGCCACTGAG ACTGAGGTTCTTGGGTACCTGGAGAAGGCCTGCCAGCTCCTCCCTGATAAAAGTTTGTCTGCAGAGTGCAAGGAGATGGTGGATGACTACTACCCCATCCTCATGGGAATCCTAAAAGGAGAACTG gaggATCCCAGTGTGGTGTGTGCAGCCATCGGGATGTGTCAGTCTGAGCAGTTAGCCCTGGCTAAGGTTCATGCCCAGGAGCAGCTCGTGTCCAATGAAATCCCTCAGATGGATCTCGCCCAGAAAGTGTCCCCCTTCCTCCTCAATGTGCCCCAGCTCCTCTATCCTCAGGAGAGTCCAAAGCag GAAAGTAATGAAGTGTGCCAAGACTGCGTCAAGTTCCTGACTGATGCTCAAACTGAAGCAAAGGCCAACACCACATTTGTCGACTCTCTCATTGAGAATATCGAGAACCAGTGTGACCTGCTTGGGGAAAGCTTGGCTGTCATG TGCAAGCAGTATGTCGACCAGTATGGTACCCTCGTTATTCAGCAGCTCATGTCCATG CAACCCAAGGACATCTGTGTCCACGCTGGCTTCTGTACAGCTACAAAGAAGTCCGTTCCAATGCTGAAGCTGATGGCTGCCATGACTGTACCTGCCGCCAAGGGCGTGCCTGCTCTCAAGCTTTTCCCTGCCACTAAGGTTGAGTCTGCCACTGACAAGTCTGCTAAG ACCATGGTGTCAGTCCGCGAGTCCCCTAAGTGTGCCATCTGTGAGTTTGTGATGAAACAGTTGGAGTCTCTTTTGGAGGATCAGAAAACAGAG GAGGAGGTGGTTAAAGCCGTAGAGAAGGTGTGCAATTATCTGCCCTCTTCTCTGAGTGCCCAGTGTAAGGACCTGGTTGAGACCTACGGCCAGGCCATCATTGAGCTTCTGGTGCAGCAGGCTGACCCAGCGACCATCTGCACAGTGATGGCACTCTGCAATGATGGCAGCCGTGCATATGTCC CTGCACTCGACCAGGATCTCTTTAAGACTGGTGGCTACTGCGAGGTTTGCGAGATGGCCGTTCGTTACATTGACGGCATTCTGGAGAAGAATGCAACAGAGGCAGAGATTGAGGAGGCTGTGAGGAAAGTATGCAGCTTCCTGCCCGACTCCTTCCAGACCGAG TGTGACCAGATGATTCAACAGTATGAGCCAATGCTTATCCAGCTGCTTCTCCAGATGCTCGACCCGGAATTTGTGTGCATG AAATTGAGAGCCTGTCCTGAAGCTGTGCAAAAGCTGCTGGGAACAGACCAGTGCAGCTGGGGACCTGCATTCTGGTGCAAGAACAGGGATACAGCATCTCGATGCAGT GCCGTGGCTCACTGCGAACGCTATGTGTGGGTATAG